The Flavobacteriales bacterium nucleotide sequence GAAATAAATATTCAAGTCATCAATAATGAATATCGTTTTTTACCGACTCAACAAATAAAATGAAACACTATAAAATTGTTTTTTCAGGTAAAGTTCAGGATGTGTGGTTTAGGAAATTTACAGAAACACAAGCTTTTGATTTAGGATTAAAAGGCTTCTCTATGAACAGAAATGACGGAACAGTTTATGTTGAACTAGAGGGCGATGAAGCCATACTAAAAG carries:
- a CDS encoding acylphosphatase; protein product: MKHYKIVFSGKVQDVWFRKFTETQAFDLGLKGFSMNRNDGTVYVELEGDEAILKEFVSRCKAGPEKAQVDNVEISEHQLVHFAKFEVRY